The sequence TAGAAAATATAAAAACTCGATTTTTATGAGACACAATAAACACAATaaaaatactataattatagaagaattattaattttatgaagCTATTATTTGCAAACTAAATGAATAGTGAGTATCAATTAAACATTCTACAGAGAGTTACTTGAGCAAGTGTTCCTGTACACCTCTCCACACGTGACAATGTCATCAGACAGTGATACCTCCTGTACAATATATATGGAGACAATCAGCATTagtttaatattattatactacactGTCATACACTAGTATACAGTCTATAGCATGTACCCAACACAAGAcactaatgcatgcatgtttggaCATCACTAAAATTATTGATTATACTCACATTGAGTCAAGTGCTGACAGATATCATCAGCTATCTTGTCTTTTCTCAGTCCCAGTAACAACTCCAGTAGAGCTTTGTGAGTTGCTGCGAAAGGATCGTGTCTTTTCCAGAGAATCAAGCATTCAGTCATGGCTACTTGAGTTCCTTCATAACAGTACAACCTATTCACATCGGCCTGTTGTGCAGGAGTCAGTCCCATTGCACTCGAATATATCTTTACACCATCAAAATATTCGGCCAGGTAGGGAATATCAGAGTCCCCTATTTCACTATTGAGCTGCTTGTCAGTCAGACTGTATCTGCTCACTAGATCTTGGAGTGTGACTCGATTAGCGGGTGGTTCTACAGgtgcaataattaattttagttccACGATAAAATATCATGTTAATTAACGTTTGTATTTCCACTCTCTGAGATTAATTACTTCCCTCATCACATATATCTCACAATAACAACATGGGCTCAATCTTTCACTTTATATTCAAACCTATTAATgtcatacacatgtatattattataattatgtaaaaagTACTTGGGACGCAGCTTCAGTCCACGTATATACTGGGCTACATTACTACAAAGAaaaatccacacacacaccaggcaAAAGTAGGCAGGTGGGTGGTTATTTGATATAATGGACGGCTCAACCACTACGATACATCTATACACACATGAACACCTAGTCTGGCATGCAGTACCTGTACTTGGACAGTTTGCTGTTGGTCTGGGGGCTGGTAGTAGATCATCACTAGTCTCCTTAGCAGCAACACCAGCCAGTTCCTGTATAGataccaaaattaataattaacaaATCGAAACACTATACAGCAGGCGTGTAATAATATTCAATACCTATGCAGCAAGAAAAGATAGACGCACACATCAACGTAGCCAAGCAATCATTTCAACTCACGAGAGGATTTCGTCCAGTAAACACACTAAGTGGATCCAGAATTCTTCTCAGTGCTTCACCACTGGAATCTCTGGTGCTTTTCCAGACTTGTAGAACTTCATCAAGATTATTGCACTCTTGAAATGCAGCACTGGCATTCTCAGTAATAGCTGTGCGTACGATATCAGCCAGTCGAGGATTCTTGTTCCAACAAGTTGCAAGGGCCGAGATGAATCGATCAGACAGTTCCTTGTGTGCTGGATTGAACAGGAGCTGTAGAATATTCTCACCGAGATCAGCGTATACTTCAGCTTGGAGCAGACTACTCAATGGGGTGGTGTGTACATTGTTAGTAGATGCGACACACATCTTTTGGTTGATTACGCTTTCAGCGAGAGACTTGAGATCAAAGACGTGTGTATCTTCCAGAGGGTAGGTCACACTGTGAGGAGGAAGGAGGGCCTCCTCAGTGACTACAGTAGAGCATATctcagtggaggtgtcaaCAACTTTCTTCATCACAGTAAAGCGCAGCTTGAAGAGATCCAGTGAGAGATGGTGAGCTTGAATCAAAACAACCACTTTCTTCTTGTCACTGACCTCAACCAACACTTCGATACCTTCAACAGTGCCCCAGCAAATACCAGTCTTCCAGACCGAGCATTTGCGTTGTAGAAAAGGGACGTCAGAATCTATGATTGGAGCAAGCCCAAGGGAGAGAGATATTCGAAGCAGGAGAATGTGAAGAAATCGAGCGTCCAGAAACTGGTCTTTGTGTGAGCATGACATAACCCAACCAAAATGATAAGCAAGGTCATCGCGATGAATGAACACTTTTGTGTCAACTTCTAACCGGATGAGGGCGGGACAGAAGAGATATTTCTCGTCAGGTGATACGGACTCACCAGCGTCTGTTCGATGCTGATTAATAAGACGGAGGACCTCCGCGTCTTCAATGGGCACAGCAAACTCGAGATTAATCAAAAATCCAATGAGCATGTCAGTATCCAATTTAGGGAATTGAGCAGCCAGCTTGGAACAAGGAACAACACCAGTACTAGTGCTTGTGGAGAGTTGACAGTGCTGATCAAAATCTTCTGGAGCAAATATGGTGCCATTGACTTTACCCAGAAGCTCTTCTTTCTTAACGACAATGAAGCTCTTCTCTGGTGAGCTGGTTTTGTGTAGGAAGAGGATATGTGACCTTTGTCATTGAGCTGAACACAGATTTCAACAAGACGAGGGATGGATGTCGGTATGAATGGTACAACTTCTTTGTGCTTCTTGGAGAGAGCTTGACTGGATTCTTCTTTTATTTGTTGCTGAACTTGCTCCAGTGACAACGCAATCTCATCCTTGCCAACAAGGTAAATCAGAAACATGTGTGCATTTAAAGAAACAGCCAACGTTGATCGAATGCTGGCGCAAGCAGGGCCGACAGTGGCTCGCAGT comes from Halichondria panicea chromosome 7, odHalPani1.1, whole genome shotgun sequence and encodes:
- the LOC135338479 gene encoding uncharacterized protein LOC135338479, with product MLIGFLINLEFAVPIEDAEVLRLINQHRTDAGESVSPDEKYLFCPALIRLEVDTKVFIHRDDLAYHFGWVMSCSHKDQFLDARFLHILLLRISLSLGLAPIIDSDVPFLQRKCSVWKTGICWGTVEGIEVLVEVSDKKKVVVLIQAHHLSLDLFKLRFTVMKKVVDTSTEICSTVVTEEALLPPHSVTYPLEDTHVFDLKSLAESVINQKMCVASTNNVHTTPLSSLLQAEVYADLGENILQLLFNPAHKELSDRFISALATCWNKNPRLADIVRTAITENASAAFQECNNLDEVLQVWKSTRDSSGEALRRILDPLSVFTGRNPLELAGVAAKETSDDLLPAPRPTANCPSTEPPANRVTLQDLVSRYSLTDKQLNSEIGDSDIPYLAEYFDGVKIYSSAMGLTPAQQADVNRLYCYEGTQVAMTECLILWKRHDPFAATHKALLELLLGLRKDKIADDICQHLTQ